CGCCACCTCCGGCCCCCAGCGCACCTCCGCGGCACGATACGCCAGCACCCGGCCGATCCGCGCCCGGATCGCCTCGTCCGGTGGGCGGGTCATCTGGAGGCGCGCCGTGACCCGGGCCAGCAAGGGCTCGACCAGCCGGGTCTGCCATTCGGCCGGCGCGGCCAGCCACGCCTGGCGGCCGGCGGGCTCCCTGGGCAGCAGCGCCGCCACGCTGTCACTGACCGCCTCGATCCAGCCGCTGTCGGCGGCGGTGCTGAACCAGGCCGGGATGCGAACGCCCTCCGGCAGCGTCACGTCGGGGGCGATCCCCCCGCCGCCGCGCACCTCGCGGCCGTTGCCGGTGCGGAACACCGCGAGGGTATCCTGGCCGGCCCCGGCCGTGCCGGCGAAATCGTAGTACTGCTCCGCCTTCATGCCATGATAGGCCCGCTGGATGATGCGCCCGCTGGGCGTCACCACCCGCCCCACGACGAGCATCACCATGTCGCCCTGCGGCGGGATCTCCAGCGGATACATGATCAGCGCCTTGCCGAAGCTGCGCCGGCCGATCACCAGCGCCCGGTCGTGGTCCTGCAGCGAGCCCACCAGCGCCTCGGAGGCGCTGGCGCTGCCCTCGTCGACCAGGGCGATGAGCGGCAGGTCGCGGAACGGCCCGTCGCGGGTCGTAAGCACCTGGTCGGTCATCACCCGCCGCCGCCCCACGGTGCGGAACACCAGCGTCCCCTTGGGCAGGAAGAGCCCGGCCACGTCCGAGGCCCCCACCACGGCGCCGCCGGGATTGCCGCGGAGGTCGAGGATGACCCGCCGGGCCCCCTTGCCCTTGAGGTCCTTGATGGCGCGCTCGGTCTCGTCACCCGCCTTGACGAAGAACTCGGCCAGCCGCACGTACCCGGTGGTGGCGTCGAGCAGGTAGCTGCCCACCACCGACCGGGGCTGGATGAAGTCGTACTTGAGCGTGACCGCCACGCTCTCGGGCTCGAACCGCGAGCCGCGCTCCAGCAGCAGGCGGACCTTGCTGCCCTTCTCGCCCAGCAGGCGGAGCCCCGCGTCCGCGGGCGACAGCCCGGCCACCGAGGTGTCGTTGATGGTGATGAGCCGGTCGCCGGGGGCGATGCTCTTCCGCGCGGCGGGGCCGCCGGGGTAGACGGTCACCACCACCAGCTGGGCGTCGACCTCGTCGAAGGTGATGCCGAGGCCGGCCAGCAGGCCGGCCTGGTAGGCCATCTCACGCTCGCCATCGGCGTGGCGGAGGAAGCGGCTGTGCGGGTCGAGGGAGCCCAGCACGCCGTCGATGGCCGCCCGCACCAGCTGGGCGTAGCTCACCGAGTCGACGTAGTTGATCCGGATCTGGTTGAGCAGGCTGGAGAAGGTCTGCAGCTGCTCGTAGGAGGCGCCCTGCGCCCGGGCCGGCGCGGGGAGCAGCAGCGCCGCCGCCAGGAGCAGGGAGGCCCGGCGGGCGGCGGGTCGGGACAGCCGGAGATGGGGCACCGGGGCTCCTACTGCAGTTGGGCGAGGCGTTCCCTTGCCATCGCGATCTGGGGGCCGTAGCGGCTGGGCGCGAGCGCCACGAACCGTTCGAACGTGGCCTTCGCCTCCGCCCGCTTGCCCTCCGCCTGCTGGGCCACGCCCAGCCAGTACCAGGCCCGGGTGTCGCGGGGGTTGGCGTCCACCGCCGCCTGCAGCTTCGCCTCGGCCTCGGGCATCATCCCCGCCTTGCCGAGCGTGACGCCGAGGTCGAGCAGGAGGCTCGCGTCGTCGGGATTGATGTTC
The Gemmatimonadota bacterium DNA segment above includes these coding regions:
- a CDS encoding PDZ domain-containing protein, which gives rise to MPHLRLSRPAARRASLLLAAALLLPAPARAQGASYEQLQTFSSLLNQIRINYVDSVSYAQLVRAAIDGVLGSLDPHSRFLRHADGEREMAYQAGLLAGLGITFDEVDAQLVVVTVYPGGPAARKSIAPGDRLITINDTSVAGLSPADAGLRLLGEKGSKVRLLLERGSRFEPESVAVTLKYDFIQPRSVVGSYLLDATTGYVRLAEFFVKAGDETERAIKDLKGKGARRVILDLRGNPGGAVVGASDVAGLFLPKGTLVFRTVGRRRVMTDQVLTTRDGPFRDLPLIALVDEGSASASEALVGSLQDHDRALVIGRRSFGKALIMYPLEIPPQGDMVMLVVGRVVTPSGRIIQRAYHGMKAEQYYDFAGTAGAGQDTLAVFRTGNGREVRGGGGIAPDVTLPEGVRIPAWFSTAADSGWIEAVSDSVAALLPREPAGRQAWLAAPAEWQTRLVEPLLARVTARLQMTRPPDEAIRARIGRVLAYRAAEVRWGPEVADELWLRSDAGLATAMGYWDQLPRLLTSH